From a single Planctellipticum variicoloris genomic region:
- a CDS encoding neutral/alkaline non-lysosomal ceramidase N-terminal domain-containing protein yields the protein MLLISRMGLALCILAGATISTLTAQDRPAVRAGAFAQDITPTKFPISSNGNMSDRMARQAHDRLHARCLVLADGSTKLAIVVCDSCMIPRELMDAAKAKAAQKTGIPAGNILISATHSHSCPTVTGVFQSDPDAEYIAFLIDRIAEGIAEAHGRLQPARVGWGSAQEPGQLFNRRWHLKEGVLGENPFGQKVDTVRMNPGYSSPDVTKPAGPVDPEVAILAVQTADGAPLALLANYSLHYVGGVGGEDLSADYFGEFAHRVGRAIKVSGDHPFVGILSNGTSGDVNNVNFSLTAGPKRQPYEQMGLVAEAVAQAAKAAWESVDFQSSAKLAVATREIDLGVRLPSAEDVAAAEARLAAAAGRPLKGAPEIYARETVLLAKYPATVKSLIQAIRIGDLGIASSPCETFTETGLAIKWGSPLKKTFTIELANGYNGYLPTPAQHDLGGYETWRARSSYLARDAEPKIRAAQLELLRQVAAD from the coding sequence ATGCTTCTGATCTCGCGGATGGGACTGGCGCTGTGCATTCTTGCTGGGGCGACGATTTCCACGCTGACCGCACAGGACCGTCCGGCCGTGCGTGCCGGGGCGTTTGCGCAGGACATCACTCCGACGAAGTTCCCGATTTCCTCCAATGGCAATATGTCCGATCGGATGGCCCGGCAAGCGCACGATCGACTGCACGCCCGCTGTCTGGTTCTCGCGGACGGGTCGACGAAGCTGGCCATTGTCGTCTGCGACAGTTGCATGATTCCCCGGGAATTGATGGATGCGGCGAAGGCAAAGGCGGCGCAGAAGACCGGGATTCCCGCCGGGAATATTCTGATCTCGGCGACGCACTCGCATTCCTGCCCGACGGTGACCGGCGTCTTTCAAAGCGATCCCGATGCCGAGTACATTGCGTTCCTGATCGATCGTATTGCCGAAGGGATTGCCGAGGCGCACGGGCGGCTCCAACCGGCGCGGGTCGGCTGGGGTTCGGCCCAGGAGCCGGGCCAGCTTTTCAATCGGCGCTGGCATCTCAAAGAGGGGGTCCTGGGGGAAAACCCGTTCGGGCAGAAGGTCGACACCGTTCGGATGAATCCGGGGTATTCCAGTCCCGACGTAACGAAGCCCGCCGGGCCGGTTGATCCGGAAGTCGCGATCCTTGCAGTCCAGACCGCCGACGGCGCTCCGCTGGCGCTGCTGGCGAATTACTCGCTGCACTACGTCGGCGGCGTCGGGGGCGAAGATCTGTCCGCCGATTATTTTGGCGAGTTTGCGCACCGGGTGGGGCGGGCCATCAAGGTTTCAGGCGATCATCCGTTTGTCGGAATTCTGTCCAACGGGACGAGCGGCGACGTCAATAACGTGAATTTTTCGCTGACCGCCGGCCCGAAACGGCAGCCGTACGAGCAGATGGGGCTCGTCGCCGAGGCGGTTGCCCAGGCGGCCAAAGCCGCCTGGGAGAGCGTCGACTTCCAGTCTTCGGCAAAACTGGCCGTGGCGACGCGCGAGATTGATCTGGGAGTCCGATTGCCGTCGGCCGAGGACGTGGCGGCGGCGGAAGCGCGGCTGGCGGCGGCGGCCGGCCGCCCGCTGAAGGGGGCGCCGGAAATCTACGCGCGGGAAACCGTTCTGCTCGCGAAGTACCCGGCCACGGTCAAGTCGCTGATTCAGGCGATCCGGATCGGCGATCTGGGGATCGCTTCGAGCCCGTGTGAAACATTCACCGAGACGGGGCTGGCGATCAAGTGGGGGAGTCCGCTGAAAAAGACGTTCACCATTGAGCTGGCCAATGGCTACAACGGCTACCTGCCGACGCCCGCTCAGCACGACCTGGGGGGGTACGAGACATGGCGAGCCCGGTCGAGCTATCTGGCGCGGGACGCCGAGCCGAAAATCCGCGCCGCGCAACTGGAGCTGCTGCGGCAGGTGGCGGCCGATTGA
- the pckA gene encoding phosphoenolpyruvate carboxykinase (ATP) — MQTIDLSKYGITVTDVRRNPAPAILYADAIRADPKCAIADSGALIAYSGEKTGRSPKDKRLVRDPESENDVWWGNVNIDIDAETFQINEERAKDYLNTRQKLYCIDAFAGWDPAYRMKIRVICSRAYHALFMHTMLIRPTRQELAEFGEPDAIIYNAGQFPANRRTHGMTSKTSIDIDLKTRELVILGTEYAGEMKKGVFTLMNYFGPKQGILSMHCSATADRETGRASVLFGLSGTGKTTLSADPHRMLIGDDEHCWSDRGIFNIEGGCYAKAIDLAPDSEPEIFQALRFGAVLENVVYDEESHHVDFHDTRITQNTRGAYPIEFIRNAQIPCMSGHPADVIFLTCDAFGVLPPVSRLSPEQAMYHFISGYTAKVAGTEMGITEPQATFSPCFGGPFLVWHPAKYAELLAEKLREHRVNVWLVNTGWSGGSYGIGSRMKLSWTRAIVDAIHRGQLASAPAIRDPHFGFEIITGCPGVAPEILQPRNTWADPTAYDATAKKLAKLFADNFQKYADSTSPAVRSAGPAV; from the coding sequence GTGCAGACGATCGACTTGTCGAAATACGGGATCACGGTCACGGACGTCCGCCGCAACCCGGCGCCGGCAATTCTGTACGCCGACGCCATTCGCGCCGATCCGAAGTGCGCGATCGCGGACTCGGGCGCCTTGATCGCTTACTCGGGCGAGAAAACCGGTCGGTCTCCCAAAGACAAGCGGCTGGTCCGCGATCCGGAGTCGGAAAACGACGTCTGGTGGGGGAACGTCAATATCGACATTGACGCGGAGACGTTTCAGATCAACGAAGAGCGGGCCAAGGATTATCTCAACACTCGGCAGAAGCTGTACTGCATCGACGCTTTCGCCGGCTGGGATCCCGCGTACCGGATGAAGATTCGCGTGATCTGCTCCCGCGCCTATCACGCGTTGTTCATGCACACGATGCTGATCCGCCCCACCCGTCAGGAGCTGGCGGAGTTCGGCGAGCCCGACGCGATCATTTACAACGCGGGTCAGTTTCCGGCGAACCGCCGGACGCACGGGATGACGTCGAAGACCAGCATCGATATCGACCTCAAAACGCGGGAGCTGGTGATTCTCGGGACGGAATATGCCGGCGAGATGAAGAAGGGCGTTTTCACGCTCATGAATTACTTTGGTCCGAAGCAGGGCATTCTTTCGATGCACTGTTCCGCAACGGCGGACCGGGAGACGGGGCGGGCGTCGGTTCTGTTCGGGCTCTCGGGGACGGGCAAGACGACGTTGTCGGCGGACCCGCACCGGATGCTGATCGGCGACGACGAGCACTGCTGGAGCGACCGCGGCATCTTCAACATCGAAGGGGGCTGCTACGCCAAGGCAATCGATCTGGCGCCGGACAGCGAGCCGGAGATTTTCCAGGCGCTGCGGTTTGGCGCGGTGCTCGAAAACGTCGTTTACGACGAGGAGAGCCACCACGTCGACTTCCACGATACCCGGATTACGCAGAATACGCGCGGGGCGTATCCGATCGAGTTTATCCGTAATGCGCAGATTCCCTGCATGTCCGGCCATCCGGCCGACGTGATTTTCCTGACCTGCGACGCGTTCGGCGTGCTCCCTCCGGTCAGCCGGTTGAGCCCGGAGCAGGCGATGTACCACTTCATCAGCGGCTACACCGCCAAGGTCGCCGGTACGGAGATGGGGATCACGGAACCGCAGGCGACGTTTTCGCCCTGTTTCGGGGGGCCGTTTCTGGTGTGGCATCCCGCCAAGTATGCGGAGCTGCTGGCGGAGAAGCTCCGCGAACATCGGGTCAACGTCTGGCTGGTGAACACCGGCTGGAGCGGCGGTTCCTATGGCATCGGTTCGCGGATGAAGCTGTCGTGGACGCGAGCCATCGTCGACGCGATTCACCGGGGGCAGTTGGCCAGCGCTCCCGCGATCCGCGATCCGCACTTCGGCTTCGAAATCATCACCGGCTGTCCGGGGGTGGCGCCGGAGATTCTGCAGCCGCGCAACACGTGGGCCGATCCGACGGCGTACGACGCGACGGCGAAAAAACTGGCGAAGCTGTTTGCCGACAATTTCCAGAAGTACGCAGACAGCACTTCGCCGGCGGTGCGGTCGGCCGGGCCGGCGGTTTGA
- the mazG gene encoding nucleoside triphosphate pyrophosphohydrolase: MSNADRPAPGTPPDESRLTPQFRDLCAVVAKLRSPDGCPWDREQTLESIKPYTLEETYELLEAIDSGNDAEICEELGDVLLQVLLDSQIAADEGRFDLTDVVAGLTRKLIVRHPHVFGDSTAATPHDVSRQWDRIKQAEKQRESVFDGLPAALPALARAARVAEKAGRVGYDFPRREMLFAKLKEEVDELAAELFDDGQIPDVPAVVDGPVVHEPPIADPHRQARIQSELGDVLFVIANIARRWHINPEEALRESNRKFERRFQYIERRLREQGRDVRSASLPEMEVLYQEGKAIEKTEQASSRKSDEVE, from the coding sequence ATGTCGAACGCTGATCGTCCCGCCCCCGGCACTCCTCCTGACGAATCGCGCCTGACGCCTCAGTTTCGAGATCTATGCGCGGTTGTGGCGAAATTGCGTTCGCCTGACGGCTGCCCCTGGGATCGCGAACAGACGCTGGAATCGATCAAGCCCTATACGCTGGAAGAGACCTACGAACTGCTCGAAGCCATCGACTCGGGCAACGACGCCGAGATCTGCGAGGAACTGGGGGACGTCCTGCTGCAGGTCCTCCTCGACAGCCAGATCGCCGCCGACGAAGGCCGCTTTGACCTGACCGACGTCGTCGCGGGACTGACCCGTAAGCTGATCGTCCGGCACCCCCACGTCTTTGGCGATTCCACGGCCGCGACGCCTCACGATGTCAGTCGGCAGTGGGATCGGATCAAGCAGGCGGAAAAACAGCGGGAGTCCGTGTTCGACGGACTCCCCGCCGCCTTGCCGGCGCTCGCCCGGGCCGCGCGCGTCGCCGAGAAGGCCGGCCGCGTGGGCTACGACTTTCCCCGGCGCGAAATGCTGTTCGCAAAACTCAAGGAAGAAGTCGACGAACTGGCCGCCGAACTCTTCGACGACGGTCAGATCCCCGACGTCCCGGCGGTCGTCGATGGTCCGGTCGTGCACGAACCGCCCATCGCCGACCCGCACCGGCAGGCCCGGATTCAGAGCGAACTCGGCGACGTGCTCTTCGTGATCGCCAACATAGCCCGGCGGTGGCACATCAACCCCGAGGAAGCCCTGCGGGAAAGCAACCGCAAATTCGAACGACGGTTCCAGTACATTGAACGCCGGCTGCGCGAGCAGGGTCGCGATGTCCGGTCAGCCTCGCTGCCCGAAATGGAAGTCCTCTATCAAGAGGGCAAGGCCATCGAAAAGACCGAACAGGCGTCTTCAAGGAAATCGGACGAAGTGGAGTAG